The following coding sequences are from one Halobaculum marinum window:
- a CDS encoding alpha-amylase family glycosyl hydrolase — MSSPPADVGTRDGDAPTAAPHDPTHHPGPPRATSVGETVELAPRNLDAVVEVGPDGARTDADGHDEFEWTVVSAPDGSGATLGEGTVVHLAPDVPGTYRVELSAPDGVHEQTVRAYPDERTETTLHVDKEDFDAPTESVAADRVSVAGTFNDWSVAAERPTDADDRLSHRTHLPPGSHVYSFAFDDSLGNGVGGEETVSGPGRPRLHLDATATDEGVVVTAHAEAAPAGPDPETTPAGADPEVEWLFDGRDDLSTETVHVDGETLTVPRESLPEAGVARVHAVPVADRYGVLDTVEIAVGDRGVATDEPDAGAATDGDAPVSIFRPNDPPAWAESPTIYEVFVRSFAGETPDTTFREIERRLPYVESLGVDVLWLTPVLQSPTTHGYHTTDFFDTATDLGTRAEFESLVDACHERDIRVVFDLVINHTSRDHPAFQQHAAGVDAFDEQYPRRPAEENPSTVDWAGEGTPEFRFNWERIPDLNYDSPTVRAWMLSVIDEWAAVVDGFRCDVAWGVPHGFWKEAAERLRRRDPEFLLLDETIPRDPFMHEAEFDMHYDTTLYETLRRIGTGAADADSIHDALDATAVQGFPRSAVQMRYVENHDEERYRTECGLDALRAAAAATFTLPGAPMVYYGQERGMTEYRGEMAWYDGDADLTDFHRRLAAARDEHDALRDGTVEQIEYTVVGAADEANVDDGGPGSGGDIGIVGGTDDAVGDDAGTSGARGVTAYVRDDGEDRLAVVLNFGDDPQSVTLAESVLPTDLLSGADVAAADGVRADGGTVDAVRVADAVVCRIE, encoded by the coding sequence ATGAGCAGTCCGCCCGCGGACGTCGGCACGCGCGACGGCGACGCGCCGACGGCAGCCCCCCACGACCCCACGCACCACCCGGGCCCGCCACGCGCCACCAGCGTCGGCGAGACGGTCGAGTTGGCCCCGCGGAACCTCGACGCGGTCGTCGAGGTCGGCCCTGACGGCGCCCGGACCGACGCGGACGGCCACGACGAGTTCGAGTGGACCGTCGTCTCGGCACCCGACGGGAGCGGTGCCACACTCGGCGAGGGCACGGTCGTCCACCTCGCGCCGGACGTGCCCGGCACCTACCGCGTCGAACTCTCGGCGCCCGACGGCGTCCACGAGCAGACCGTCCGCGCGTACCCCGACGAACGGACGGAGACGACCCTGCACGTCGACAAGGAGGACTTCGACGCCCCGACGGAGTCGGTCGCGGCAGACCGCGTGTCGGTCGCCGGGACGTTCAACGACTGGAGCGTCGCCGCGGAGCGTCCCACCGACGCCGACGACCGCCTCTCCCATCGCACCCACCTCCCGCCGGGGAGCCACGTGTACTCGTTCGCCTTCGACGACTCCCTCGGGAACGGCGTCGGCGGCGAAGAGACGGTTTCGGGGCCGGGTCGCCCGCGCCTCCACCTCGACGCGACCGCGACCGACGAGGGCGTCGTGGTCACGGCGCACGCCGAGGCGGCCCCCGCCGGCCCCGACCCCGAGACGACGCCCGCGGGCGCCGACCCCGAGGTGGAATGGCTGTTCGACGGTCGCGACGACCTCTCGACAGAGACGGTCCACGTCGACGGCGAGACGCTCACGGTGCCTCGCGAGTCGCTCCCGGAGGCGGGCGTCGCGCGCGTCCACGCCGTCCCCGTCGCGGACCGCTACGGCGTGCTGGACACGGTCGAAATCGCGGTCGGCGACCGCGGTGTGGCCACGGACGAACCCGACGCGGGCGCAGCCACCGACGGCGACGCACCGGTCTCGATATTCCGCCCGAACGACCCGCCGGCGTGGGCCGAGTCGCCGACCATCTACGAGGTGTTCGTGCGCTCGTTCGCGGGCGAGACGCCCGACACGACGTTCCGAGAGATCGAGCGCCGACTCCCGTACGTTGAGTCGCTCGGCGTCGACGTGCTGTGGCTCACCCCCGTCCTCCAGAGTCCGACCACGCACGGCTACCACACCACGGACTTCTTCGACACGGCGACGGACCTCGGTACCCGCGCGGAGTTCGAGTCGCTCGTCGACGCCTGCCACGAGCGCGACATCCGCGTCGTGTTCGACCTGGTGATCAACCACACCTCCCGCGACCATCCGGCGTTCCAACAGCACGCCGCCGGCGTCGACGCCTTCGACGAGCAGTACCCCCGTCGTCCCGCCGAGGAGAACCCCTCGACCGTGGACTGGGCCGGCGAGGGCACGCCCGAGTTCCGCTTCAACTGGGAGCGCATCCCCGACCTGAACTACGACTCGCCGACGGTCCGCGCGTGGATGCTGTCAGTGATCGACGAGTGGGCCGCCGTGGTCGACGGCTTCCGCTGTGACGTGGCGTGGGGCGTCCCGCACGGCTTCTGGAAGGAGGCCGCCGAGCGCCTCCGCCGCCGTGACCCCGAGTTCCTCCTGCTCGACGAGACCATCCCGCGCGACCCGTTCATGCACGAGGCGGAGTTCGACATGCACTACGACACGACGCTGTACGAGACGCTCCGTCGGATCGGCACTGGCGCCGCGGACGCCGACTCGATCCACGACGCCCTCGACGCCACCGCAGTGCAGGGGTTCCCGCGCTCTGCGGTCCAGATGCGCTACGTCGAGAACCACGACGAAGAGCGCTACCGGACCGAGTGCGGCCTCGACGCGCTCCGGGCGGCCGCCGCCGCGACGTTCACTCTCCCGGGCGCCCCGATGGTGTACTACGGCCAAGAACGCGGCATGACCGAGTACCGCGGCGAGATGGCCTGGTACGACGGCGACGCCGACCTCACCGACTTCCACCGGCGACTCGCCGCCGCGCGCGACGAGCACGACGCCCTCCGCGACGGCACGGTCGAACAGATCGAGTACACGGTCGTGGGAGCCGCCGACGAAGCCAACGTGGACGACGGCGGCCCGGGGAGCGGCGGCGACATCGGCATCGTCGGCGGGACCGACGACGCCGTCGGCGACGACGCCGGTACGAGCGGCGCACGCGGCGTGACAGCGTACGTCCGCGACGACGGCGAAGACCGCCTCGCGGTCGTGCTCAACTTCGGCGACGACCCCCAGTCGGTCACGCTCGCCGAGTCAGTGCTCCCGACCGACCTGCTCTCCGGCGCCGACGTGGCCGCCGCCGACGGGGTGCGGGCAGACGGTGGCACCGTCGACGCGGTCCGCGTCGCCGACGCGGTCGTCTGCCGGATCGAGTGA
- a CDS encoding ABC transporter ATP-binding protein, whose amino-acid sequence MGTVTLDNLRKEFDNGNLVAVDDVSLDVADGEFITVVGPSGCGKSTTLRMLAGLETPTSGSIRINGEDVTNVHARKRNVAMVFQNYALYPHKTVEQNMAFGLRMSTDLTKDERTERVRETAEMMGIGDLLDDRPNELSGGQKQRVALGRAIVREPDVFLFDEPLSNLDAKLRTTMRTEIQRLQKELGITAIYVTHDQEEAMTMGDRIVILDDGELQQAGRPTDVYDDPANEFVGGFVGSPSMNVLDAAVEDTGTGVTLTGADGRFTYELTSDTANALAGVDEVRVGVRPEDVRIARDGETGVETAVEVLEPIGSDNYLYLDIGPEFIARVPSDVAPDLGETVRIAFDESDLHLFDPLSGASLTRDDAGADGGDATDAVEPTTAD is encoded by the coding sequence ATGGGAACCGTCACGCTCGACAATCTCAGGAAGGAGTTCGACAACGGCAACCTCGTCGCCGTCGACGACGTGTCGCTCGACGTGGCGGACGGGGAGTTCATCACCGTCGTCGGCCCCTCGGGATGTGGGAAGTCGACGACCCTGCGGATGCTGGCCGGGCTGGAGACGCCAACGTCGGGGAGTATCCGGATCAACGGCGAGGACGTGACGAACGTCCACGCGCGCAAGCGGAACGTCGCGATGGTGTTCCAGAACTACGCGCTGTACCCGCACAAGACGGTCGAACAGAACATGGCGTTCGGCCTGCGCATGAGCACGGACCTCACGAAGGACGAGCGCACCGAACGCGTCCGCGAGACGGCAGAGATGATGGGCATCGGCGACCTACTCGACGACCGCCCCAACGAGCTGTCGGGCGGGCAGAAACAGCGCGTCGCGCTCGGGCGCGCCATCGTCCGTGAACCGGACGTGTTCCTGTTCGACGAACCGCTGTCGAACCTCGACGCGAAGCTCCGGACGACGATGCGCACCGAGATCCAACGGCTCCAGAAGGAACTGGGGATCACCGCTATCTACGTCACCCACGACCAGGAGGAGGCGATGACGATGGGCGACCGCATCGTCATCCTCGACGACGGCGAGCTCCAGCAGGCAGGCCGCCCGACCGACGTGTACGACGACCCCGCAAACGAGTTCGTCGGCGGCTTCGTCGGCTCGCCGTCGATGAACGTACTCGACGCCGCGGTCGAGGACACCGGTACCGGCGTCACGCTAACGGGTGCCGACGGCCGTTTCACGTACGAACTGACTTCCGACACCGCGAACGCCCTTGCGGGCGTCGACGAGGTTCGCGTGGGTGTCCGCCCCGAGGACGTCCGGATCGCCCGCGACGGTGAGACGGGCGTCGAGACGGCCGTCGAGGTGCTCGAACCCATCGGCTCCGACAACTACCTCTACCTCGACATCGGCCCCGAGTTCATCGCGCGCGTCCCCAGTGACGTTGCACCAGACCTCGGTGAGACCGTCCGGATCGCTTTCGACGAGTCGGACCTGCACCTGTTCGACCCGCTCTCAGGCGCGTCACTGACGCGCGACGACGCCGGCGCGGACGGCGGCGACGCCACCGACGCGGTCGAGCCGACGACCGCCGACTGA
- a CDS encoding extracellular solute-binding protein: MTMDRRTLLRNLGVAGTIGATAGCVGVQEQSTETQSGGNSGSSGSDGSDGSDDESTATSTGPAGEAEVWYTLAKAERPGRESVIETFNSESRHTITGSNISDMVKKTTSAIPVGEGPESFEWAHDKVGGYYQQGFLTDMSDQVDVDLGQFTSAAAEAVQYKGNVVGLPRSAETVGLVYNTDIVDEAPETVSEMVSVMEEFHDPDNGKYGMGYPVNAYFVSAWLQAFGGHYLDISADEPLGVNSDETVQGLQFLLDNFKPYMPKDPSYGPQAAAFADGNAAFAINGPWYLATLNEKGVNYEVAPLPSVEGGSPTPYTGIKVWYFAKKMREDDAATVAAKDFAEWFVTNEDHLLTLAQEQGHIPVLSSLVGSDELPDTVAAFSQAVEQGTPMPSDPKMAAVWPAIETAILESFNGNTDPQAALDTAAEEIRSNWE, translated from the coding sequence ATGACAATGGATCGCAGAACACTGCTCCGGAACCTGGGTGTGGCGGGAACGATCGGCGCGACGGCTGGCTGTGTCGGCGTGCAAGAACAGTCGACAGAGACCCAGTCGGGCGGTAACAGCGGATCGAGCGGTTCGGACGGTTCCGATGGGAGCGACGACGAGTCCACGGCCACGAGCACTGGGCCCGCCGGCGAGGCGGAGGTGTGGTACACGCTCGCCAAGGCCGAGCGGCCGGGTCGTGAGAGCGTCATCGAGACGTTCAACAGCGAGTCGCGCCACACCATCACGGGCTCGAACATCTCGGACATGGTCAAGAAGACGACCAGCGCCATCCCCGTCGGCGAGGGCCCCGAGTCGTTCGAGTGGGCCCACGACAAGGTGGGCGGCTACTACCAGCAGGGCTTCCTCACCGACATGAGCGACCAGGTCGACGTCGACCTCGGCCAGTTCACGTCGGCGGCCGCCGAGGCCGTCCAGTACAAGGGGAACGTCGTCGGCCTCCCGCGCTCTGCGGAGACGGTCGGCCTCGTGTACAACACCGACATCGTCGACGAGGCGCCCGAGACGGTCTCGGAGATGGTGTCGGTCATGGAGGAGTTCCACGACCCGGACAACGGGAAGTACGGGATGGGCTACCCCGTGAACGCCTACTTCGTCAGCGCGTGGCTGCAGGCGTTCGGCGGCCACTACCTCGACATCAGCGCCGACGAGCCGCTCGGCGTCAACTCCGACGAGACGGTCCAAGGGCTCCAGTTCCTGCTCGACAACTTCAAGCCGTACATGCCGAAGGACCCGTCGTACGGGCCCCAGGCCGCCGCGTTCGCCGACGGCAACGCCGCGTTCGCGATCAACGGCCCGTGGTACCTCGCGACGCTCAACGAGAAGGGCGTCAACTACGAGGTCGCCCCGCTCCCGTCGGTCGAGGGCGGCAGCCCGACGCCGTACACGGGGATCAAAGTGTGGTACTTCGCGAAGAAGATGCGCGAGGACGACGCCGCGACGGTCGCGGCGAAGGACTTCGCCGAGTGGTTCGTCACGAACGAGGACCACCTCCTCACGCTCGCACAGGAGCAGGGCCACATCCCTGTCCTGTCGAGTCTCGTGGGCAGCGACGAGTTGCCCGACACGGTCGCCGCGTTCTCGCAGGCCGTCGAGCAGGGGACGCCGATGCCGTCGGACCCGAAGATGGCCGCCGTCTGGCCGGCTATCGAGACCGCCATCCTCGAGTCGTTCAACGGCAACACCGACCCCCAGGCGGCGCTCGACACGGCCGCCGAGGAGATCCGTAGCAACTGGGAGTAA
- a CDS encoding carbohydrate ABC transporter permease, translated as MSTESRVARRVEAIPFLDERDTSLLFVLPGLFVFSAFMLFPVLYIVGISFTNAAPGNLFAGEGAMSILTFGEAAFVGVENYVEVLSDARFWNSFGVTWLFVATSVALKLLLSIGLALVVTNDRVRGKRLMRSLIILPMGLPAIFTITVWRGIFSSAQFGLVNQLLTAVGLETVSWLSQRWPAFFAYNVTEAWLAYPFMVIITVSALQDVPDELHEAAMVDGASFLSRFLHVTLPSIKKPVLFATILTSAASFQQFLIPYVFNAGGPARANELIVVYGYQEAFSFNNYGKGAAISLIAVAFIGAFMWLNVKRGKLADGVNEA; from the coding sequence ATGAGTACCGAATCACGAGTCGCGCGCCGGGTCGAGGCGATCCCGTTCCTCGACGAGCGAGACACGTCGCTGCTGTTCGTGCTGCCGGGGCTGTTCGTCTTCTCGGCGTTCATGCTGTTCCCGGTGCTGTACATCGTCGGCATCTCGTTCACGAACGCGGCGCCGGGGAACCTGTTCGCCGGCGAGGGCGCGATGTCGATTCTTACGTTCGGCGAGGCGGCGTTCGTCGGCGTCGAGAACTACGTCGAGGTGCTGAGCGACGCGCGCTTCTGGAACTCCTTCGGCGTGACGTGGCTATTTGTCGCCACGAGCGTGGCGCTGAAGTTGTTGCTCAGCATCGGACTCGCGCTGGTCGTGACGAACGACCGCGTGCGCGGCAAGCGCCTCATGCGCTCGCTGATCATCCTGCCGATGGGGCTGCCAGCCATCTTCACCATCACCGTCTGGCGGGGCATCTTCAGCTCCGCGCAGTTCGGGCTGGTGAATCAACTGCTCACCGCCGTCGGGCTCGAGACGGTCTCGTGGCTGAGCCAACGCTGGCCAGCCTTCTTCGCGTACAACGTCACGGAGGCGTGGCTGGCGTACCCGTTCATGGTGATCATCACCGTGAGCGCCCTGCAGGACGTGCCCGACGAACTGCACGAGGCGGCGATGGTGGACGGCGCGAGCTTCCTCTCGCGGTTCCTCCACGTCACGCTGCCGTCGATTAAGAAGCCGGTGCTCTTCGCCACCATCCTCACGTCGGCGGCGTCGTTCCAGCAGTTCCTCATCCCGTACGTGTTCAACGCCGGTGGCCCGGCGCGTGCCAACGAGCTGATCGTCGTGTACGGCTACCAAGAGGCGTTCTCGTTCAACAACTACGGGAAGGGTGCCGCGATCAGCCTGATCGCCGTCGCCTTCATCGGCGCGTTCATGTGGCTGAACGTCAAGCGCGGCAAACTCGCCGACGGGGTGAACGAGGCGTGA
- a CDS encoding sugar ABC transporter permease codes for MLDGIARKVSEDVYNVVTTPIDAARDARYTLGAIRRGEVSPVEPLKTLGATLGAIVVISLLLFPIYWILMAALSGSGGSIYTSNGLRLLPTEPSLVPFLWVIGDISLPPLEFVVNVPLTDLALVFGTPGLLFFDVSRVQPGVVGRVVVAGVEMFPGFAVGPVENPSNFKSFFGNSMIVAFVTMALSMALIVPGAYALSRRKFILRRNILFVYVLMTQVGGGLGIALLIGLYAIYAQFDLTNNRVALSVYYAATAVPFNTWLLKTYMDGIPTSYEEAAVVDGAPAWRVVWEVILPLSAAGLATVFVFTFLTGWTEFVVAQTLLGTENYTLPVGLYSLIDEYTIPWARFSAFALTFATPIMLVYLFAQRYIEGGLSFSGMEG; via the coding sequence ATGCTCGACGGCATCGCTCGGAAGGTCTCCGAGGACGTGTACAACGTCGTCACCACGCCCATCGACGCCGCGCGCGACGCGCGCTACACGCTCGGTGCGATCCGGCGCGGCGAGGTGTCGCCGGTCGAACCGCTGAAGACGCTCGGCGCCACGCTCGGCGCAATCGTCGTCATCTCGCTGCTGCTGTTCCCCATCTACTGGATCCTGATGGCGGCGCTGTCGGGGAGCGGTGGCTCCATCTACACCTCGAACGGGCTGCGACTGCTCCCGACCGAGCCGTCGTTGGTGCCGTTCCTGTGGGTGATCGGCGACATCTCGCTGCCGCCGCTGGAGTTCGTGGTGAACGTGCCGCTCACCGACCTGGCGCTCGTGTTCGGCACGCCCGGCCTGCTGTTCTTCGACGTGAGTCGCGTGCAGCCGGGCGTCGTCGGCCGCGTCGTCGTCGCCGGCGTCGAGATGTTCCCGGGCTTCGCGGTCGGTCCCGTGGAGAACCCGTCGAACTTCAAGTCGTTCTTCGGCAACAGCATGATCGTGGCGTTCGTGACGATGGCGCTGTCGATGGCGCTCATCGTGCCCGGCGCGTACGCGCTGTCGCGCCGGAAGTTCATCCTCCGGCGAAACATCCTGTTCGTGTACGTGTTGATGACACAGGTCGGCGGCGGCCTCGGCATCGCGCTGCTCATCGGCCTGTACGCCATCTACGCGCAGTTCGACCTCACCAACAACCGGGTCGCGCTGTCGGTGTACTACGCCGCGACGGCGGTGCCGTTCAACACGTGGCTGCTCAAGACGTACATGGACGGCATCCCGACCTCTTACGAGGAGGCGGCTGTCGTCGACGGCGCGCCCGCGTGGCGCGTCGTCTGGGAGGTCATCCTCCCGCTGTCGGCCGCCGGCCTCGCGACGGTGTTCGTGTTCACCTTCCTCACCGGATGGACCGAGTTCGTCGTGGCCCAGACGCTGCTGGGCACCGAGAACTACACGCTGCCCGTGGGGCTGTACTCGCTCATCGACGAGTACACCATCCCGTGGGCGCGCTTCTCGGCGTTCGCGCTCACGTTCGCGACGCCGATCATGCTCGTGTACCTGTTCGCACAACGGTACATCGAGGGCGGCCTCTCGTTCAGCGGGATGGAAGGGTAG
- a CDS encoding alpha amylase N-terminal ig-like domain-containing protein: MSIDRAGIDHRPTTSDSHAVDTETVEVRLRSARGNLDECALLHGDKFDWAASAQTTAMEQVHRDAEYDYWRLRVTPPHRRLVYAFRLRAGDDDLWLTEWGFEDAADVAYPTGGAERPLHYFEHPYLNANDVIDPPEWVEEAVFYQIFPDRFENGDPDRTPDDAAEWGEQPTTTNVFGGDLQGVIDRLDYLGELGITALYLTPVFASESNHKYNVADYGRVDPAFGDTATLSRLVDRAHERGIRVILDAVFNHCGRQFAPFQDVVEHGADSPYADWFHVHEFPIRFEPRPTFEAWGSNPTCRS, encoded by the coding sequence ATGTCCATCGACCGCGCGGGGATCGACCACCGACCGACGACCAGCGATTCCCACGCGGTCGACACCGAGACCGTCGAGGTCCGTCTCCGCAGTGCACGTGGGAACCTCGACGAGTGTGCACTCCTCCACGGCGACAAGTTCGACTGGGCCGCGAGCGCGCAGACGACGGCGATGGAGCAGGTCCACCGCGACGCCGAGTACGACTACTGGCGCTTGCGGGTGACGCCGCCGCACCGTCGGCTCGTGTACGCGTTCCGGCTTCGAGCGGGCGACGACGACCTGTGGCTCACTGAGTGGGGATTCGAGGACGCCGCCGACGTGGCGTATCCGACCGGCGGCGCCGAGCGGCCGCTCCACTACTTCGAGCACCCGTATCTCAACGCGAACGACGTGATCGACCCGCCCGAGTGGGTCGAGGAAGCAGTCTTCTACCAGATCTTCCCAGATCGGTTCGAGAACGGCGACCCCGACCGGACGCCCGACGACGCAGCCGAGTGGGGCGAGCAGCCGACGACCACCAACGTGTTCGGAGGCGATCTGCAAGGGGTGATCGACCGCCTCGACTACCTCGGCGAGTTGGGGATCACGGCGTTGTACCTCACACCGGTGTTCGCCTCGGAGTCGAACCACAAGTACAACGTCGCCGACTACGGTCGCGTCGACCCCGCGTTCGGCGACACGGCGACGCTCTCGCGACTGGTCGACCGAGCCCACGAGCGAGGGATTCGGGTGATCCTGGACGCCGTGTTCAACCACTGCGGTCGCCAGTTCGCGCCGTTTCAGGACGTGGTCGAACACGGCGCCGACTCCCCGTACGCCGACTGGTTCCACGTCCACGAGTTCCCGATCCGGTTCGAGCCGCGACCGACGTTCGAGGCGTGGGGTTCGAACCCCACATGCCGAAGCTGA